A window of Campylobacter pinnipediorum subsp. pinnipediorum contains these coding sequences:
- the hemL gene encoding glutamate-1-semialdehyde 2,1-aminomutase encodes MTNKDAFNEAKKFIPGGVNSPVRAFKSVNADPIVIQKGDGSYLYDVEGKKYIDFIQSWGPLIFGHCDKDIQNAISSALSYGISYGAPSLNETTLAKIVCDKFKNIDKIRFVSSGTEATMSAIRVARGYAKKDGLIKFEGCYHGHSDALLVKAGSGATTYLHASSAGVPENTVKDTHLAIYNDLQSVENIFKTQSIGAVIIEPIAGNMGLVPAKKEFLQGLRKLCDKYKAVLIFDEVMSGFRASEFGSLPYHDVLADMITFGKVIGGGMNVAAFGGKDEIMDCLSPNGAVYQAGTLSGNPLAMAAGIACLKKINENPEIYKRLETMANNLINGFKQAGAKYGVDIQINVRGSMFGFFFNKNEVLNYDDALKSDTKMYALFHQAMLSRGVYLAPSQFETGFVCSTMTDEDIEFAVNAANESFKEITQ; translated from the coding sequence ATGACAAATAAAGATGCGTTTAACGAAGCTAAAAAATTTATACCAGGTGGTGTAAACTCTCCGGTTAGAGCTTTTAAAAGTGTTAATGCGGATCCTATCGTGATACAAAAAGGAGATGGTTCTTATTTGTATGATGTGGAGGGTAAAAAATATATTGATTTTATACAAAGCTGGGGGCCACTTATATTTGGACATTGTGATAAAGATATACAAAATGCTATAAGTTCGGCTTTAAGCTATGGTATCAGCTACGGCGCTCCTAGTCTAAATGAGACTACACTTGCTAAAATAGTATGTGATAAATTTAAAAACATAGATAAAATTCGTTTCGTTAGTTCAGGCACAGAGGCTACAATGAGCGCTATAAGAGTGGCTAGGGGTTATGCGAAAAAAGATGGACTTATAAAATTTGAAGGTTGCTATCACGGACACTCAGATGCACTTTTGGTAAAAGCTGGTAGTGGTGCCACTACTTATCTTCACGCATCAAGTGCAGGAGTTCCTGAAAACACAGTAAAAGACACACATTTAGCTATATATAATGACCTGCAAAGTGTTGAAAATATTTTTAAAACTCAAAGCATTGGTGCTGTTATAATAGAGCCAATAGCTGGAAATATGGGCTTAGTTCCTGCTAAAAAGGAATTCTTACAAGGTTTAAGAAAACTTTGCGATAAATATAAAGCGGTGTTAATATTTGATGAGGTTATGAGTGGTTTTAGAGCTTCTGAGTTTGGCTCTTTGCCTTATCACGATGTTCTTGCTGATATGATTACATTCGGAAAGGTGATAGGCGGTGGCATGAATGTCGCTGCTTTTGGTGGCAAAGATGAGATAATGGATTGTCTTAGTCCAAATGGAGCTGTGTATCAAGCTGGAACATTAAGTGGAAATCCTTTGGCTATGGCCGCTGGTATAGCTTGCCTTAAAAAGATAAACGAAAATCCTGAAATTTATAAAAGATTAGAAACTATGGCAAATAACTTGATAAATGGTTTTAAACAAGCTGGAGCTAAATATGGTGTTGATATCCAGATAAATGTCCGTGGTTCTATGTTTGGATTTTTCTTTAATAAAAATGAAGTTTTAAACTACGATGATGCTTTAAAAAGTGATACAAAAATGTATGCTTTGTTTCACCAAGCAATGCTTAGCAGAGGCGTATATCTAGCCCCTAGCCAGTTTGAGACAGGGTTTGTTTGCTCCACTATGACAGATGAAGATATAGAGTTTGCCGTAAATGCCGCAAATGAATCATTTAAGGAGATAACTCAATAA
- the folD gene encoding bifunctional methylenetetrahydrofolate dehydrogenase/methenyltetrahydrofolate cyclohydrolase FolD: protein MKILDGKISSANAKEQIKHETEVLKNIGVEPALAVILVGENKASQTYVASKEKACMQTGIKSIIHRLPESTTQSELLALINVLNLDDGVDGILVQLPLPKHIDTNTVLENIRCDKDVDGFHAINVGKLASGFKDGFVPCTPLGIMNMLNEYNIDPAGKNAVIIGRSNIVGKPMASLLLNANATITITHSKTKNLKEICKNADIIVAAIGKPNFVTKDMVKDGAIVIDVGINRLDDGSLCGDVDFKNVAEKTSYITPVPGGVGPMTIAMLLKNTIKSTQNRAKKLGLV, encoded by the coding sequence ATGAAAATTTTAGATGGCAAAATAAGTAGTGCGAATGCAAAAGAGCAGATAAAGCACGAGACAGAAGTCTTAAAAAATATAGGAGTGGAGCCTGCACTTGCTGTTATCTTGGTTGGTGAAAACAAGGCTAGTCAAACCTATGTTGCCTCAAAAGAAAAAGCTTGCATGCAAACAGGAATAAAATCCATAATACACCGTTTGCCAGAAAGCACAACCCAAAGTGAACTTTTAGCACTTATTAATGTATTAAATTTAGATGATGGAGTGGATGGAATTTTAGTTCAACTTCCTTTACCAAAACACATAGACACAAATACTGTTTTAGAAAATATCAGATGCGATAAGGATGTTGATGGTTTTCACGCTATAAATGTCGGAAAACTAGCAAGTGGTTTTAAAGATGGATTTGTACCATGTACCCCTTTGGGAATAATGAATATGTTAAATGAGTATAACATTGATCCAGCTGGAAAAAATGCTGTAATAATCGGAAGAAGCAATATCGTAGGAAAACCTATGGCGAGCTTACTTTTAAACGCAAACGCAACAATAACCATAACACACTCTAAAACTAAAAATTTAAAAGAAATTTGTAAAAATGCGGATATAATAGTAGCTGCAATAGGAAAGCCTAATTTTGTAACTAAAGATATGGTTAAAGATGGTGCTATTGTTATTGATGTTGGTATAAATAGACTTGATGATGGCTCTCTTTGTGGAGATGTTGATTTTAAAAATGTAGCTGAAAAAACTAGCTATATAACTCCAGTTCCAGGCGGAGTTGGACCTATGACTATAGCAATGCTTTTAAAAAACACAATAAAATCAACACAAAATAGAGCCAAAAAACTTGGCTTAGTTTAA
- the lepB gene encoding signal peptidase I, with protein sequence MKKFLSKLYDFSSSWTGTIIIVLFVIFFIAQAFVIPSGSMKNTLLVGDFLFAKKFSYGIPIPRIPWLEMRVLPDFNKNDHLITDKGPKRGDIVIFRYPHNEKIHYVKRCFGIGGDEIIFTEKQTFLRPKEGDGFIKANYNKDDITTLNGKLFVKEPYKFHGIHYDKNANMFEQMIYYYNSKKLAMTPVEVKELDSAINGLAFNAFYVKVPESEYFMMGDNRDHSNDSRFWGSVKYRYIVGKPWFVYFSWDKDYKIRWERIGRFVETLENDKQIIDSAIKEDDIDGLY encoded by the coding sequence ATGAAAAAATTTTTAAGTAAGTTATATGATTTTTCTAGCTCTTGGACTGGAACTATAATAATTGTATTGTTTGTTATTTTCTTTATAGCACAGGCATTTGTAATACCTAGCGGTTCTATGAAAAACACTCTTCTAGTAGGCGATTTTTTATTTGCAAAAAAGTTTAGTTATGGAATTCCAATACCTAGAATACCTTGGCTTGAGATGAGAGTTTTGCCTGATTTTAATAAAAACGACCACCTCATAACCGATAAAGGCCCAAAAAGAGGAGATATCGTAATTTTTAGATATCCACACAATGAAAAAATACATTATGTAAAAAGATGTTTTGGTATCGGCGGAGATGAGATAATTTTTACAGAAAAACAAACTTTTTTAAGGCCAAAAGAAGGTGATGGTTTTATAAAAGCAAACTACAACAAAGATGACATAACAACACTAAATGGAAAGTTATTTGTAAAAGAGCCATATAAATTCCATGGCATACATTATGATAAAAATGCAAATATGTTTGAACAAATGATTTATTATTATAACTCAAAAAAACTTGCAATGACGCCAGTTGAAGTAAAAGAACTAGATAGTGCTATAAATGGACTTGCGTTTAATGCATTTTATGTAAAAGTGCCTGAAAGCGAGTATTTTATGATGGGCGACAATAGAGATCATTCAAATGACAGTAGATTTTGGGGAAGCGTTAAATATAGATATATAGTTGGTAAACCTTGGTTTGTTTATTTTAGCTGGGACAAGGACTACAAAATCAGATGGGAAAGAATAGGAAGATTTGTAGAGACCTTGGAAAACGATAAGCAAATAATAGACTCGGCTATAAAAGAGGATGACATAGATGGACTTTACTAA
- a CDS encoding AtpZ/AtpI family protein, with product MARIKDIVGAAEQLSLGISIVVAVLIGVGLGMWLKNITGLGFMLWVGVGFGIAAAVLNIKKAYKQQIKSLDELKDENRYKFSKDNNEI from the coding sequence ATGGCAAGAATAAAAGATATCGTTGGTGCAGCCGAGCAGCTTAGTTTGGGTATATCTATAGTTGTTGCTGTTTTGATTGGAGTAGGGCTTGGTATGTGGCTAAAAAATATTACCGGACTTGGATTTATGCTTTGGGTTGGAGTTGGATTTGGTATCGCAGCAGCTGTTTTAAATATCAAAAAGGCATATAAACAGCAGATAAAAAGTTTGGATGAATTAAAAGATGAAAATAGATATAAATTTTCAAAAGACAACAATGAAATTTAA
- a CDS encoding FlhB-like flagellar biosynthesis protein: MANIIKKKAVALGYNKKKDNAPKVMASGSGEVANNIINLAKEHKIPIKEDPDLIEILSKVEVNQEIPSNLYKAVAEIFSFLYKMTNKS, encoded by the coding sequence ATGGCAAATATTATTAAGAAAAAAGCTGTTGCTCTAGGTTATAATAAGAAAAAAGATAATGCCCCAAAGGTTATGGCTAGCGGTAGTGGCGAGGTGGCAAACAATATTATAAATTTAGCAAAAGAGCATAAAATTCCAATAAAAGAAGACCCTGATCTTATAGAAATTTTAAGCAAGGTTGAAGTAAATCAAGAGATACCATCAAACTTATATAAGGCTGTTGCTGAGATATTTAGCTTTTTGTATAAAATGACAAATAAGTCTTGA
- a CDS encoding site-2 protease family protein: MDFTNINLEEILFLLLALIIAIVGHEIMHGWVAYKFGDSTAKSQNRLSINPIRHIDPIGTIILPAILYFSGGFLFGWAKPVPVNINVVIKNGGYKAGVFVALAGIFYNIVLAIFSLFVLMNFTENLNNSTAKFLYILFNINLFLGLLNLYPIPPLDGSKALTYTLLQFGFNKIASKIYSFERYGMVILIVIIISPISKYFFAPIDYIFKLFLN, from the coding sequence ATGGACTTTACTAATATTAATCTAGAAGAGATACTATTTTTACTTTTAGCGTTGATAATTGCAATAGTGGGACATGAGATAATGCACGGCTGGGTCGCTTATAAATTTGGAGACAGCACCGCAAAATCCCAAAATAGACTGAGTATAAATCCTATTCGCCATATAGACCCGATAGGAACTATTATACTTCCGGCTATACTTTATTTTAGTGGCGGTTTTTTATTTGGTTGGGCAAAACCAGTTCCTGTAAACATAAACGTAGTTATAAAAAATGGTGGTTATAAAGCTGGCGTATTTGTGGCACTTGCTGGCATATTTTACAATATCGTGTTAGCTATTTTTTCTCTTTTTGTGCTTATGAATTTTACAGAAAACTTAAATAATAGTACTGCAAAATTTTTATATATACTTTTTAATATAAATCTTTTTTTAGGTCTTTTAAATTTATATCCAATACCACCATTAGATGGCTCCAAGGCATTAACATATACGCTTTTACAATTTGGATTTAATAAAATAGCAAGTAAAATTTATTCGTTTGAAAGATATGGAATGGTAATACTTATTGTAATAATTATAAGCCCTATTTCAAAATATTTTTTTGCACCAATTGATTATATTTTTAAGTTATTTTTAAATTAG
- a CDS encoding fumarate reductase flavoprotein subunit: MNVKYCDALVIGGGLAGLRAAVAAGEKGLSTIVLSLIPVKRSHSAAAQGGMQASLGNSKMSEGDNEDVHFADTVKGSDWGCDQDVARMFCQTAPKAIRELAAWGVPWTRIKKGERSAIINAQKTTIVEKEEVHGLIHSRDFGGTKKWRTCYTADATGHTMLFAVANEALKHNVAIEDRKEAIALIHENNRCYGAIVRDLITGDITAYVSKGTLIATGGYGRVYKHTTNAVVCEGIGAAIALETGVARLGNMEAVQFHPTPIVPSGILLTEGCRGDGGILRDVDGYRFMPDYEPEKKELASRDVVSRRIMEHIRKGKGVKSAYGDHVWLDISILGREHIEKNLRDVQEICQIFNGIDPADEGPKGWAPILPMQHYSMGGIKTNAKGESPTLQGLFSAGEAACWDMHGFNRLGGNSVSETVVAGMIVGDYFADYCNTHEIEIKTQNINKFVQDQIDYMQNLIKKDGHFNVFEIKNKMKDIMWEHVAIFRTGEGLEKAVKELEELYKHSLDVKVSNKNLFGNPELEEAYRVPKMLKLALCIAYGALLRTESRGAHYREDYTKRDDLNWLSRTLTSWKEGDTMPTVEYEKLDIMKMEMPPAFRGYGAKGNIIEHPDSAIRQAQVDEIRSKMQAEGKSRQEIQEALMHYELQPKYKAPNERAGIGYE; the protein is encoded by the coding sequence ATGAATGTAAAATATTGTGATGCGCTAGTCATTGGTGGTGGACTTGCTGGGCTTAGAGCTGCTGTTGCGGCTGGAGAAAAAGGTCTTAGCACTATAGTGTTAAGCCTTATTCCAGTTAAAAGATCGCACTCTGCAGCCGCACAAGGTGGAATGCAAGCGAGCCTAGGTAACTCTAAAATGAGTGAAGGCGACAACGAAGATGTTCACTTTGCAGATACTGTAAAAGGAAGTGACTGGGGGTGCGATCAGGATGTTGCTAGAATGTTTTGCCAAACTGCACCAAAAGCTATTCGCGAATTAGCGGCTTGGGGTGTTCCATGGACAAGAATAAAAAAAGGTGAAAGAAGTGCAATTATAAACGCACAAAAAACAACAATAGTTGAAAAAGAAGAAGTTCATGGTCTTATACACTCTAGGGATTTTGGTGGAACAAAAAAATGGAGAACCTGTTATACAGCTGATGCAACAGGACACACAATGCTATTTGCTGTTGCAAACGAAGCATTAAAACACAATGTTGCAATTGAAGATAGAAAAGAAGCTATAGCATTAATTCATGAGAACAACCGTTGCTACGGTGCTATAGTTCGTGACTTAATAACCGGCGATATCACCGCTTATGTATCAAAAGGAACACTTATAGCAACCGGTGGATATGGAAGAGTCTATAAACATACCACAAATGCTGTTGTTTGTGAGGGCATAGGTGCAGCAATAGCTCTAGAAACAGGGGTGGCGAGACTAGGAAATATGGAAGCTGTGCAGTTTCACCCAACACCTATAGTTCCAAGCGGAATTTTACTAACAGAGGGATGCCGTGGGGATGGTGGAATATTGCGTGATGTTGACGGATATAGATTTATGCCTGATTATGAACCAGAAAAAAAAGAACTTGCTAGTCGTGATGTTGTAAGTCGTAGAATTATGGAACACATAAGAAAAGGCAAAGGTGTAAAAAGTGCTTATGGGGATCATGTTTGGCTTGATATAAGTATACTTGGTCGTGAACATATAGAGAAAAATTTACGTGATGTTCAAGAAATTTGCCAAATTTTTAATGGGATAGATCCGGCAGATGAAGGTCCTAAAGGTTGGGCTCCTATTTTACCTATGCAACATTATTCAATGGGCGGGATTAAAACAAATGCAAAAGGAGAAAGTCCAACACTTCAAGGTCTATTTAGTGCGGGAGAAGCTGCTTGTTGGGATATGCATGGTTTTAATAGACTTGGAGGAAACTCTGTTTCTGAAACAGTTGTTGCTGGTATGATTGTTGGTGATTATTTTGCTGATTACTGTAATACTCACGAAATAGAGATAAAAACACAAAACATAAATAAATTTGTCCAAGATCAAATAGACTATATGCAAAATCTAATAAAAAAAGATGGTCATTTCAATGTTTTTGAGATTAAAAACAAGATGAAAGATATAATGTGGGAACATGTTGCCATATTTAGAACAGGCGAAGGACTTGAAAAGGCAGTAAAAGAGCTTGAAGAATTATACAAACACTCGCTTGATGTAAAAGTAAGTAACAAAAATTTATTCGGCAACCCTGAACTTGAAGAGGCATACAGAGTTCCAAAAATGCTAAAGCTAGCTCTTTGTATAGCTTACGGCGCTCTTTTAAGAACAGAAAGTCGTGGAGCACACTATAGAGAAGATTATACAAAAAGAGATGATTTAAATTGGTTAAGTAGAACTCTTACAAGCTGGAAAGAAGGCGACACAATGCCTACGGTAGAATATGAAAAACTTGATATTATGAAAATGGAAATGCCTCCAGCATTTAGAGGATATGGAGCAAAGGGAAATATAATAGAACACCCTGATAGCGCCATAAGGCAAGCTCAAGTTGATGAAATTCGTTCAAAAATGCAAGCTGAAGGCAAAAGCAGACAAGAGATACAAGAAGCACTTATGCATTATGAATTACAACCAAAATATAAAGCACCAAATGAAAGAGCAGGTATAGGATATGAGTAG
- a CDS encoding MFS transporter gives MSNSKRIIKTMMPLFLGMSLLFVGNGLVVSSLSTLLKQMNIDNVTIGLINACFFVGAILSTLTSHIIISKVGHIRSFAIFSAFFGVCSMVYELGTNLYFWAFLRGCLGYCYYALLVVIESWLNEKARNKNRSRILAFYEGVFYVSFGVGILILALNLKPTQIFIISAAFIMLSSIPLNLTKIRQPAIPQRQNASFPKIFSVAPLALVGSIVAGVLINGFFSMASLFILSQGFSLANVSFFMTIAMLGGFVSQFIMGYLSDTLGRKFAIISSSLVGFLASVGFLFVGDNIVLQYILSFFLGGGIFCLYVLSLARANDMLEHKSKSMEIGRTLLFSYSFGSLVSSIVIGFAMNFFGNFGFIYVYIVLLFILIVFALTKESIPKEDRISYNPHTIKTTVIDELNIEYENQESKQI, from the coding sequence ATGTCAAATAGCAAACGCATTATAAAGACTATGATGCCTCTGTTTTTGGGTATGAGTCTTTTATTTGTCGGAAATGGACTAGTTGTTAGTTCTCTTTCTACATTGCTTAAACAAATGAATATTGATAATGTGACTATCGGTCTTATAAATGCGTGCTTTTTTGTTGGAGCCATACTTAGCACTTTAACATCTCACATTATAATTTCAAAAGTAGGGCATATTCGCTCATTTGCTATTTTTAGCGCGTTTTTTGGTGTTTGTTCTATGGTATATGAGCTTGGTACAAATTTGTATTTTTGGGCATTTTTAAGAGGGTGTTTAGGTTATTGTTACTATGCCCTTTTAGTTGTTATAGAAAGTTGGTTAAATGAAAAGGCAAGAAATAAAAATCGCTCAAGAATATTAGCCTTTTATGAAGGAGTTTTTTATGTATCTTTTGGTGTGGGTATTTTGATTTTAGCTTTAAATCTAAAACCTACTCAGATTTTTATAATATCGGCTGCTTTTATTATGCTTTCAAGTATACCTTTGAATTTAACAAAGATAAGACAACCAGCTATTCCTCAAAGACAAAATGCAAGTTTTCCTAAAATTTTTTCAGTAGCACCACTTGCGCTTGTTGGAAGTATTGTTGCTGGTGTTTTAATAAATGGATTTTTCTCTATGGCAAGTTTGTTTATACTGTCGCAAGGTTTTTCTTTGGCTAATGTATCATTTTTTATGACCATAGCTATGCTTGGTGGATTTGTTTCTCAGTTTATTATGGGCTATTTATCAGATACACTTGGTAGAAAGTTTGCTATCATATCATCTTCTTTGGTTGGTTTTTTAGCATCGGTTGGTTTTTTATTTGTTGGAGATAATATTGTATTACAATATATATTGTCATTTTTTCTTGGTGGTGGTATTTTTTGTCTTTATGTTTTATCTTTGGCTAGGGCAAATGATATGCTAGAGCATAAATCAAAAAGCATGGAGATCGGAAGAACGCTTTTGTTTAGCTACTCTTTTGGTTCTCTGGTTTCATCTATTGTTATTGGTTTTGCTATGAATTTTTTTGGAAATTTTGGTTTTATATATGTTTATATTGTTTTGCTTTTTATACTTATAGTATTTGCGTTAACAAAAGAGAGTATACCAAAAGAAGATAGAATAAGCTATAACCCTCATACTATTAAAACAACTGTGATAGATGAGTTAAATATAGAGTATGAAAATCAAGAATCAAAGCAAATTTAA
- a CDS encoding flagellar hook-length control protein FliK — MADITTNIQNSINQTGLNTNVKQTGQIFKKQPQPNTKDTIARDKLELENVDKFINKVMNELSGAKTKNQTNKILQMVKDTKIAPNLANDIQNVAKLIENDESIQNNPALKDLALKLKEFLKPIADIKTATLNEQVRNSGVMLEGNLKEALNPQKLPSSINKLLFDIKNLSNNDLLDKILTLSKNENLNDNDSFLKLKEILKNEETALLKTLNNSNIKGLLTDVNKLDNISKFLSKFQTNIENSGDKVKLYVDKLQDFVSKLDNKINSLNTNEKLNQISGFSSNFKDLKIALKDIQNTLKSLNNIGDEINLIKSFDNLLDGSSSNLQFKLQSAARRLSASLTFIDNNASDASNKLKEIKHISNQLKIASNDIMNIEKNNIDVAKIISSDIKSTLLSIQEKSAGLNNSSQINQISEKMLSQIEIHQMVSSIGGGIQTYLPYIWDGVDGGSIAFKQGKRDRYYAQIDLNFKQYGKVNIMVGLIDKKYIDISIATAQKSLKDIIFNEAKELKISISKLGLIVSNFNLKVLSKNEIAAKFKDFSGLEFGFDKKA; from the coding sequence ATGGCAGATATAACAACAAATATACAAAATAGTATCAATCAGACCGGTCTTAATACAAATGTAAAACAGACTGGTCAAATTTTTAAAAAACAACCACAGCCTAATACAAAAGATACTATTGCTAGAGATAAATTAGAGCTTGAAAATGTAGATAAGTTTATAAATAAAGTTATGAATGAGCTTTCTGGTGCAAAAACCAAAAATCAGACAAACAAAATTTTGCAAATGGTAAAAGATACAAAGATAGCCCCAAATTTAGCAAACGATATACAAAATGTCGCCAAGCTTATTGAAAATGATGAAAGCATACAAAACAATCCAGCTTTAAAAGATCTGGCTTTAAAATTAAAAGAATTTTTAAAACCAATAGCTGATATAAAAACCGCCACTTTAAACGAACAGGTAAGAAACTCAGGTGTTATGCTTGAGGGTAATTTAAAAGAAGCATTGAATCCGCAAAAGCTTCCAAGCTCTATAAATAAACTTTTATTTGATATAAAAAATCTTTCAAATAATGATTTGCTTGATAAAATTTTAACCTTATCAAAAAATGAAAATTTAAACGATAATGATTCATTCTTGAAATTAAAAGAAATTTTAAAAAATGAAGAAACGGCGCTTTTAAAAACATTAAACAATTCAAATATAAAAGGCTTATTAACAGATGTAAATAAGCTTGATAATATATCTAAATTTCTTAGTAAATTTCAGACAAATATTGAAAATAGTGGAGATAAGGTTAAGCTTTATGTTGATAAATTGCAAGATTTTGTATCAAAACTTGATAATAAAATAAACTCTTTGAATACAAATGAAAAATTAAATCAAATTTCTGGTTTTTCTTCAAATTTTAAAGATTTAAAAATAGCTTTAAAAGATATACAAAATACATTAAAATCATTAAACAATATTGGAGATGAGATCAATCTTATAAAATCTTTTGATAACTTGCTTGATGGTAGTAGTTCAAATTTACAGTTTAAGTTGCAAAGTGCTGCAAGAAGACTTAGTGCTAGTTTGACTTTTATAGATAATAATGCAAGTGATGCGAGTAATAAACTAAAAGAGATAAAACATATCTCAAATCAGCTAAAAATAGCATCAAATGATATAATGAATATTGAAAAAAATAACATAGATGTCGCAAAAATAATTAGTAGTGATATAAAAAGCACTTTGCTCTCTATACAAGAAAAATCAGCAGGATTAAATAACTCATCTCAGATAAATCAAATAAGTGAAAAGATGTTATCTCAGATAGAGATACATCAAATGGTTTCTAGTATAGGTGGTGGAATTCAGACATATTTGCCATATATTTGGGATGGGGTTGATGGTGGAAGTATAGCTTTTAAGCAAGGCAAAAGAGATAGATATTATGCTCAAATAGATTTAAATTTTAAGCAATATGGCAAGGTTAATATAATGGTTGGACTTATAGATAAAAAATATATAGATATATCTATCGCCACTGCTCAAAAATCACTTAAAGATATAATATTTAATGAAGCAAAGGAGCTTAAAATCTCTATCTCAAAACTTGGTTTAATTGTTTCTAATTTTAATTTAAAGGTGCTATCTAAAAATGAAATTGCTGCAAAATTTAAAGATTTTTCAGGTCTTGAATTTGGTTTTGACAAGAAGGCTTAA
- a CDS encoding fumarate reductase iron-sulfur subunit encodes MSRKITIKAFKYNPLSKISKPYFATYELEETPGMTIFIALNYIRERHDPDLSFDFVCRAGICGSCGMLINGKPSLACRTLTKDFESGIIELMPLPVFRLIKDLSVDTGNWMNAMSKRVESWIHTDHKTDISKLEEKVEPEVAQEVFELDRCIECGICVAACGTAIMRKDFIGAVGLNRVARFKIDALDKRTDEDFYELIGDDDGVFGCMSLLACEDNCPKHLPLQSKIAYMRRKLASVK; translated from the coding sequence ATGAGTAGAAAAATAACAATTAAAGCATTTAAATATAACCCATTAAGCAAAATTTCAAAACCATATTTTGCAACCTATGAGCTAGAAGAAACACCTGGAATGACTATATTTATAGCATTAAATTATATAAGAGAAAGACACGATCCAGATCTAAGCTTTGATTTTGTTTGTCGTGCGGGAATTTGTGGTAGCTGCGGAATGCTAATAAACGGCAAGCCTAGTTTAGCATGTAGAACACTTACAAAAGATTTTGAAAGTGGTATTATAGAGCTAATGCCTCTTCCTGTATTTAGACTCATTAAAGATTTAAGCGTTGATACTGGAAATTGGATGAATGCTATGAGCAAAAGGGTTGAGAGTTGGATACACACAGATCACAAAACAGATATATCAAAACTTGAAGAAAAGGTTGAGCCAGAAGTAGCACAAGAAGTATTTGAGCTTGATAGATGTATAGAATGCGGTATTTGCGTTGCTGCTTGTGGAACCGCTATTATGAGAAAAGATTTTATAGGTGCTGTTGGATTAAATAGAGTAGCTAGATTTAAAATTGATGCACTTGACAAAAGAACAGATGAAGACTTTTATGAGCTTATAGGCGATGATGATGGAGTATTTGGTTGTATGAGCTTGCTTGCTTGTGAAGACAACTGTCCAAAACATTTACCTTTGCAAAGCAAAATAGCTTATATGAGAAGAAAACTAGCAAGTGTAAAATAA
- a CDS encoding c-type cytochrome, with protein MKIVFVFFAFLHFCFGTDFITKKEYAKMLYSNPRGIGCNLCHGDKGEGMVIAKYKTLDKKTKQLIARELTSPSINDVEFDCFKNALKKTSLNFICKGVVKKTRSDSIMPSYFLTDDEIKILYEYVVNLKDKK; from the coding sequence ATGAAAATAGTTTTTGTTTTTTTTGCATTTTTGCATTTTTGTTTCGGGACAGATTTTATCACAAAAAAAGAGTATGCCAAGATGCTCTATTCAAATCCAAGGGGTATAGGTTGTAATCTTTGTCATGGAGATAAAGGCGAAGGTATGGTTATTGCAAAATACAAAACACTAGATAAAAAAACAAAACAACTTATAGCAAGAGAACTTACATCGCCTAGTATAAATGATGTAGAGTTTGATTGTTTTAAAAATGCTCTAAAAAAGACAAGTTTAAATTTTATTTGCAAGGGTGTTGTAAAAAAAACAAGATCAGATAGTATAATGCCTAGCTATTTTTTAACAGATGATGAGATCAAGATATTATATGAATATGTAGTAAATTTAAAGGATAAAAAATGA
- a CDS encoding DoxX family protein: protein MKFYDSCVEKLHNVDLALLFVRLGLAFTIIFHGIAKASHGIAKIQDQLINMLGFPELIGTYFAYLVYLGEIVAPIMLILGVFSRLAAVFTLGTTLFIFIVKHSVLFGLDARTGGLILAEAYFYLTSSLAIIFAGSGKYALRKD, encoded by the coding sequence ATGAAATTTTATGATTCGTGTGTAGAAAAATTGCACAATGTAGATCTTGCATTACTTTTTGTTCGTCTTGGTTTAGCATTTACTATTATTTTTCATGGTATTGCTAAAGCTTCACATGGTATTGCAAAAATTCAAGATCAGCTTATTAATATGCTTGGCTTCCCTGAATTAATAGGAACTTATTTTGCATATTTGGTTTATCTAGGTGAAATAGTAGCCCCAATTATGCTTATATTAGGTGTATTTAGTAGATTGGCTGCTGTATTTACATTGGGAACAACATTGTTTATTTTTATTGTAAAACATTCTGTTTTATTCGGCTTAGATGCAAGAACTGGTGGATTAATTCTCGCTGAAGCTTATTTTTATTTAACTAGTTCACTTGCAATAATCTTTGCTGGAAGTGGTAAATACGCTCTTAGAAAAGACTAA